The Armatimonadota bacterium genome contains a region encoding:
- a CDS encoding ABC transporter ATP-binding protein, whose protein sequence is MAPDALLRRSVRVCLPALLLAGCLTLLLAALELAAPWPLKIAVDHAIGDAPLTGPLAPLDPLPPLTLAAAAALAGLALVAAGGVLRFLRAWLVGSTAEQLAADLRVTLFAHLLHRSLRFLDRHPSGELATRLSSDVARVQELLVTVLQSTLPDVVTLAGIFAIMAWMDIRMALAALLITPGLALLVFGITPCIKARQREARDRQAALTAWSVERLRHVRVLRAFGREEEETQQFAGACTAVVRSVLETLRLQALFSVAADLVLAAGGAFILFSGVRAVLTGRLTVGDLLVMLTYLGTLYRPIRSLARLSGDAAKAAASWERLREVLRAENDGHPAAPRQSGGVERPHPRVGRWYGGGGRSAARVPAGPAVIALHDVTFGYDPSAPVLRGLSLQVDPGEMVTIVGPNGAGKSTLLWLLLRLYDPDSGSITFGGRDLRDLDPAWLRRHFALVPQDPWILDGTVAENIRLGRSDATEAEVRAAGRVALVEEWVRTLPAGYDTRVGEGGVRLSGGQRRRLALARALLRQAPILLLDEPTSGLDAASAAAVLGALRRTAHGRTVVVVSHDLRCTALATRVVVLRGGRVVAEGGRMWPVSPDGCRPGSVREVVSSVADAAVIPT, encoded by the coding sequence ATGGCTCCCGACGCCCTGCTCCGGCGCTCTGTGCGGGTCTGCCTGCCGGCCCTCCTCCTGGCCGGGTGTCTGACCCTCCTCCTGGCCGCGCTGGAACTGGCGGCCCCCTGGCCCCTGAAGATCGCCGTCGACCACGCCATCGGCGATGCGCCCCTGACGGGCCCCCTGGCCCCCCTGGACCCACTTCCGCCCCTGACCCTGGCGGCGGCGGCGGCACTGGCGGGGCTGGCCCTCGTCGCCGCCGGAGGCGTCCTGCGCTTCCTGCGTGCCTGGCTCGTCGGTTCCACGGCGGAGCAGCTGGCCGCCGACCTGCGGGTGACGCTGTTCGCCCACCTGCTGCACCGGTCCCTGCGCTTCCTCGACCGTCACCCCTCGGGCGAACTCGCCACCCGCCTGTCCAGCGACGTCGCCCGCGTTCAGGAGCTCCTGGTGACAGTGCTCCAGAGTACCCTGCCGGACGTCGTGACGCTGGCGGGGATCTTCGCCATCATGGCGTGGATGGACATCCGCATGGCCCTGGCCGCGTTGCTCATCACGCCGGGGCTGGCCCTCCTCGTCTTCGGCATCACCCCGTGCATCAAGGCGCGGCAGCGGGAGGCCCGGGACCGCCAGGCCGCACTGACCGCCTGGTCGGTGGAGCGCCTGCGCCACGTCCGGGTCCTGCGCGCCTTCGGCCGGGAGGAGGAGGAGACGCAACAGTTCGCGGGCGCCTGCACGGCCGTGGTGCGGAGCGTCCTGGAGACCCTGCGCCTCCAGGCGCTGTTCAGCGTTGCGGCCGACCTGGTCCTGGCCGCAGGCGGCGCGTTCATCCTCTTCAGCGGAGTCCGGGCGGTCCTGACCGGACGCCTGACGGTGGGGGACCTGCTGGTCATGCTCACCTACCTGGGCACCCTCTACCGGCCGATCCGGTCGTTGGCCCGGCTCAGCGGCGATGCCGCGAAGGCGGCCGCCAGCTGGGAGCGGCTGCGGGAGGTCCTGCGGGCGGAGAACGATGGCCACCCCGCGGCCCCCCGGCAGTCCGGCGGCGTGGAGCGGCCGCACCCTCGTGTCGGGCGGTGGTATGGCGGAGGGGGCCGCTCCGCCGCCCGCGTCCCCGCCGGCCCCGCCGTGATCGCGCTGCACGATGTCACCTTCGGCTACGACCCCTCCGCCCCGGTGCTGCGTGGTCTCTCGCTCCAGGTGGACCCCGGCGAGATGGTGACCATCGTCGGCCCTAACGGCGCGGGCAAGTCGACCCTGCTGTGGCTGCTGCTGCGCCTCTACGATCCGGACAGCGGCAGCATCACCTTCGGCGGGCGGGACCTGCGCGACCTGGACCCCGCCTGGCTGCGGCGGCACTTTGCGCTGGTCCCGCAGGACCCCTGGATCCTGGACGGGACGGTCGCCGAGAACATCCGCCTCGGTCGCAGCGACGCCACCGAGGCGGAGGTCCGCGCGGCCGGACGGGTCGCTCTGGTGGAGGAGTGGGTGCGAACGCTGCCCGCCGGGTACGACACCCGCGTGGGCGAAGGCGGCGTGCGCCTCTCCGGGGGGCAGCGCCGGCGTCTCGCCCTGGCCCGGGCCCTGCTGCGGCAGGCGCCGATCCTCCTGCTGGACGAGCCGACGAGCGGGCTCGACGCCGCCTCGGCGGCGGCGGTGCTGGGCGCGCTGCGGCGCACGGCGCACGGCCGTACAGTCGTCGTCGTCTCGCACGACC